The proteins below are encoded in one region of Roseomonas marmotae:
- a CDS encoding tripartite tricarboxylate transporter substrate binding protein gives MLATGLGLLAAPRILRAQGAAFGSRPIEIVTHSGVGGGTDITARMVMVHAPAEFGTELVVVNKTGGSGAAALAYAAQRPKDGHTLLLMTQTHLITMLRSKTGTQLADLVGVARATEDPQVVMVRADSPLRSVDEFLSTGKSRALKFGITHVGSVDHVATVGFAKAAGIRPPTAVPFRGGGDIVINLVGGNIDAGLLNFAEAEAQIRAGEVRPLMVLSDERVSSLPDTPTAKETKIDYSSATTRGFAVMKGTPEDWVARLEQGLLKSMASPTYTAYLKSSGQASTSPAGRAVWQAQLEAFSNDSRQALADLGVAQ, from the coding sequence TTGCTGGCGACCGGGCTGGGGCTCCTCGCCGCGCCCCGCATCCTGCGCGCGCAGGGCGCCGCCTTCGGCTCGCGGCCCATCGAGATCGTGACACATTCCGGTGTCGGCGGCGGCACTGACATCACGGCGCGCATGGTCATGGTCCATGCCCCGGCCGAGTTCGGCACCGAGCTCGTCGTCGTGAACAAGACCGGCGGCAGTGGTGCGGCGGCGCTGGCCTATGCGGCGCAACGGCCGAAGGACGGCCATACGCTGCTGCTGATGACGCAGACACATCTCATCACCATGCTGCGGAGCAAGACCGGCACGCAGCTCGCGGATCTCGTCGGCGTCGCCCGCGCCACGGAGGACCCGCAGGTCGTCATGGTGCGGGCCGACAGCCCGCTGCGCTCGGTGGATGAATTCCTCTCCACTGGCAAGAGCCGCGCATTGAAGTTCGGCATCACCCATGTCGGCAGCGTCGATCATGTGGCCACCGTGGGTTTCGCCAAGGCGGCCGGCATCCGCCCGCCCACAGCGGTGCCCTTCCGGGGCGGCGGCGACATCGTCATCAACCTCGTCGGCGGCAATATCGATGCCGGACTGCTGAACTTCGCCGAGGCGGAAGCGCAGATCCGCGCCGGCGAGGTGCGTCCCCTGATGGTGCTCTCCGATGAGCGGGTCAGCAGCCTGCCGGATACGCCCACGGCCAAGGAGACGAAGATCGACTATTCCTCCGCCACCACCCGCGGCTTCGCCGTGATGAAGGGCACGCCGGAGGACTGGGTCGCGCGGCTGGAGCAGGGCCTGCTGAAGTCCATGGCCAGCCCGACCTATACCGCCTACCTGAAAAGCTCCGGCCAGGCCTCCACCAGCCCGGCTGGCCGCGCGGTCTGGCAGGCGCAGCTCGAGGCCTTCTCGAATGACAGCCGCCAGGCGCTGGCTGACCTGGGCGTGGCGCAATGA
- a CDS encoding tripartite tricarboxylate transporter TctB family protein, whose product MSGGLARQLGRDRLVALGAAAVAALALAFTFTFDKVPAALMEGMGAAEFPQLICVVILVLCLCLFFARPAPETGEAPAPVHACTWWTLALCVGFFAVLALIGMLPAMFLFPIVTGLVWGERRLPLLIGSAAGLTLLVWLLFVSIFQFTLPGGLLGDMLFS is encoded by the coding sequence ATGAGCGGCGGACTGGCGCGGCAGCTCGGCCGTGACCGCCTGGTGGCCTTGGGGGCGGCGGCAGTCGCCGCCCTCGCCCTGGCCTTCACCTTCACCTTCGACAAGGTGCCGGCGGCCCTGATGGAGGGCATGGGGGCGGCCGAGTTCCCGCAGCTGATCTGCGTCGTCATCCTGGTGCTCTGCCTCTGCCTGTTCTTCGCCCGGCCGGCGCCGGAGACGGGGGAGGCGCCGGCGCCGGTGCATGCCTGCACCTGGTGGACGCTGGCGCTGTGCGTCGGCTTCTTCGCCGTGCTGGCGCTGATCGGCATGCTGCCGGCCATGTTCCTCTTCCCGATCGTCACCGGCCTGGTCTGGGGGGAAAGGCGCCTGCCGCTGCTGATCGGCAGCGCGGCGGGGCTGACGCTGCTGGTCTGGCTGCTCTTCGTCAGCATCTTCCAGTTCACCCTGCCAGGCGGCCTGCTTGGCGACATGCTGTTCAGCTGA
- a CDS encoding tripartite tricarboxylate transporter permease, whose protein sequence is MEAFLGGMGILLDPFTLFMIVAGTVLGITVGALPGISGSTTIALMLPITLGLDPVVSLAFLGSIYCAANFGGSITAILVNAPGDPSASATALEGYKMAERGEAGMALGMSAVASAIGGIFSVVAMIIAAPLLARAAYSFGPPEYLALALFGLSMCGAVGGDSALKNLIAAAFGVLLATVGIDLTTGVERFTFGFYDLTDGVSFVAALIGLFAVGEMLDQATQQMGKPSLLKMDAVRIPGRAEFKKCNRSIWLGSGLGTVIGVLPALGATTAALIAYNETRRWSKHQHEFGHGSIEGVAGPEAANNAAVGGCMVPTLALGIPGSATTAIILAGLIVQGVRPGPHLFTEQPTLLYAVFASMLAANLLYLVIGLGAAKLFARISLIPPALLWPAVFVLSVIGAYGANQSMGDVWLMMGFGVIGFLFRRTGFSPAPLIMGLVLGSMVEESLKQSILIFGDDLAGGFLGRPIAMGLFAVTALGLLGPPALRALARLRQPAAAPQA, encoded by the coding sequence ATGGAAGCCTTCCTCGGTGGCATGGGCATCCTGCTGGACCCCTTCACGCTCTTCATGATCGTCGCCGGCACGGTGCTGGGCATCACGGTCGGCGCGCTGCCGGGCATCAGCGGCAGCACCACCATCGCCCTGATGCTGCCGATCACCCTGGGCCTGGACCCGGTCGTCTCGCTCGCCTTCCTCGGCTCGATCTACTGCGCCGCCAATTTCGGCGGCTCCATCACCGCCATCCTGGTCAATGCGCCGGGCGACCCATCGGCCTCCGCCACGGCGCTGGAGGGCTACAAGATGGCCGAGCGCGGCGAGGCCGGCATGGCGCTGGGCATGTCCGCCGTGGCCAGCGCCATCGGCGGCATCTTCAGCGTCGTCGCCATGATTATCGCCGCGCCGCTGCTGGCGCGCGCGGCCTATAGCTTCGGCCCGCCGGAATACCTCGCGCTGGCGCTCTTCGGCCTGTCCATGTGCGGCGCCGTGGGGGGCGACAGCGCCCTCAAGAACCTGATCGCCGCCGCCTTCGGCGTGCTGCTGGCCACGGTCGGGATCGACCTGACCACGGGGGTGGAGCGTTTCACCTTCGGCTTCTACGACCTCACGGACGGCGTCAGCTTCGTCGCGGCGCTGATCGGCCTCTTCGCGGTGGGCGAGATGCTGGACCAGGCGACGCAGCAGATGGGCAAGCCCAGCCTGCTGAAGATGGATGCCGTACGCATCCCCGGCCGCGCGGAATTCAAGAAATGCAACCGCAGCATCTGGCTGGGAAGCGGGCTCGGCACGGTGATCGGTGTCCTGCCGGCGCTGGGCGCCACCACGGCCGCCCTGATCGCCTATAACGAGACACGGCGCTGGTCCAAGCACCAGCATGAATTCGGCCACGGCTCGATCGAGGGCGTCGCGGGACCGGAGGCGGCCAACAACGCGGCGGTCGGCGGCTGCATGGTGCCGACCCTGGCGCTGGGCATCCCCGGCAGCGCGACGACCGCCATCATCCTGGCGGGGCTGATCGTGCAGGGCGTGCGGCCCGGACCGCATCTCTTCACGGAGCAACCGACGCTGCTCTACGCCGTCTTCGCCTCCATGCTGGCGGCCAACCTGCTCTATCTCGTCATCGGCCTGGGGGCGGCGAAGCTCTTCGCGCGCATCAGCCTGATCCCGCCCGCGCTGCTCTGGCCGGCGGTCTTCGTGCTCTCCGTCATCGGGGCCTATGGCGCCAACCAGTCGATGGGCGATGTCTGGCTGATGATGGGCTTCGGCGTCATCGGCTTCCTCTTCCGCCGCACCGGCTTCTCGCCCGCGCCGCTGATCATGGGGCTGGTGCTCGGCTCGATGGTGGAGGAAAGCCTGAAGCAGTCGATCCTGATCTTCGGGGACGATCTGGCCGGCGGCTTCCTGGGGCGGCCGATCGCCATGGGCCTCTTCGCCGTCACGGCGCTGGGCCTGCTGGGGCCGCCCGCGCTGCGGGCCCTGGCGCGGCTGCGCCAGCCGGCGGCGGCACCGCAGGCATGA
- a CDS encoding MFS transporter encodes MSGRSTVAAEPADQMTARRAVTAAVIGNVLEWYDFAVYGFVATILARRFFPSEDPTTALLATFAAFGVGFVVRPLGGIIIGRMGDTHGRKAALLLTIFMMAFGTVAIGLLPTYESIGMLAPILLVVCRLAQGFAAGGEWGGSTAFIVEWAPKNQRGFFGSFQQASVAGGLLLGSGIAALFSTLLAPEAMESWGWRIPFLLGGALIPLGVYMRRNIDETPAYREAVAEAETAPAAQAEGNWTLAARAFGFTILWTVSYYIMLNYMPTFTQQHAGLSRSEALWSNTIGLVVLVVTIPLMGALSDRWGRKPLLLACCLAFVVLTYPLFMLLLSGGGLGTVILIQIIFAVMIAAFSGPGPAAISEIFPTASRSTYMSTGYSLAVAVFGGFAPYIATWLIARTGSPISPTYYLIAAAILSTLVILRMRETAHADLK; translated from the coding sequence ATGTCAGGACGCAGCACCGTCGCCGCGGAACCAGCCGACCAGATGACCGCCAGGAGGGCCGTCACAGCGGCGGTCATCGGCAATGTGCTGGAATGGTACGATTTCGCGGTCTACGGCTTCGTGGCCACCATCCTGGCGCGTCGCTTCTTCCCCAGCGAGGACCCGACCACCGCCCTGCTCGCCACCTTCGCCGCCTTCGGCGTCGGCTTCGTGGTGCGGCCGCTGGGCGGCATCATCATCGGACGCATGGGCGATACCCACGGGCGCAAGGCCGCGCTGCTGCTGACCATCTTCATGATGGCCTTCGGCACCGTCGCCATCGGGCTGCTGCCGACCTATGAGAGCATCGGCATGCTCGCCCCCATCCTGCTGGTCGTCTGCCGGCTGGCGCAGGGCTTCGCCGCCGGCGGCGAATGGGGCGGCTCCACGGCCTTCATCGTGGAATGGGCGCCGAAGAACCAGCGCGGTTTCTTCGGCAGCTTCCAGCAGGCCAGCGTGGCGGGGGGACTGCTGCTGGGTTCCGGCATCGCGGCCCTCTTCAGCACCCTGCTCGCGCCCGAGGCCATGGAGTCCTGGGGCTGGCGCATCCCCTTCCTGCTCGGCGGCGCGTTGATTCCGCTCGGCGTCTACATGCGCCGCAACATCGACGAGACGCCCGCCTACCGGGAGGCTGTGGCCGAGGCCGAGACGGCGCCAGCCGCGCAGGCGGAAGGGAACTGGACGCTGGCCGCCCGGGCCTTCGGCTTCACCATTCTCTGGACCGTCTCCTACTACATCATGCTCAACTACATGCCGACCTTCACGCAGCAGCATGCGGGGCTGAGCCGGTCGGAGGCGCTGTGGTCGAATACCATCGGCCTGGTGGTGCTGGTCGTGACCATCCCGCTGATGGGCGCGCTGTCCGACCGCTGGGGGCGCAAGCCGCTGCTGCTGGCCTGCTGCCTGGCCTTCGTGGTGCTGACCTACCCGCTTTTCATGCTGCTGCTCTCCGGCGGCGGGCTGGGGACGGTGATCCTGATCCAGATCATCTTCGCAGTGATGATCGCCGCCTTCTCCGGCCCCGGCCCGGCCGCCATCTCGGAAATCTTCCCGACCGCCTCCCGCTCCACCTATATGTCCACGGGCTACAGCCTCGCGGTCGCTGTCTTCGGCGGCTTCGCGCCCTATATCGCGACATGGCTGATCGCGAGGACGGGTTCGCCGATTTCGCCGACCTACTACCTGATCGCGGCGGCGATCCTGTCCACCCTGGTCATCCTGCGGATGCGCGAGACCGCGCATGCCGACCTGAAGTGA
- a CDS encoding polysaccharide deacetylase family protein has product MAQNDPNDVSRMEPWQWPDPHWQGLIRQVRAGRPLRPKQWQGGARCAVALSFDSDHETNELRDGGKSIGRLAWGQYGNRVGVPRIAKLLDRHGIRATFYVPAVAAMTYPDEQRALVAAGHEIGIHGWIHELNSVLPYEVERDLMFRATDKLEEITGIRPVGLRTPSWDFSPNTLRIERELGLLYDSSLMADEDCYELVMEDEPTGIVELPVEWVRDDAVYFMMHRFQSLRPYTPPEDVLNIFRREFDAAYEDGGVFQLTCHPHIIGYRSRIWILEELIRHAKSKGDVWFATHAEVAAYARDHAA; this is encoded by the coding sequence ATGGCCCAGAATGATCCGAACGACGTCTCGCGGATGGAACCCTGGCAGTGGCCGGACCCGCACTGGCAGGGGCTGATCCGGCAGGTGCGCGCCGGGCGGCCGCTGCGGCCGAAGCAGTGGCAGGGCGGCGCCCGCTGCGCCGTTGCGCTCTCCTTCGACAGCGACCACGAGACCAATGAGCTGCGGGACGGCGGCAAGTCCATCGGCCGCCTGGCCTGGGGCCAGTATGGCAACCGCGTGGGCGTGCCGCGCATCGCCAAGCTGCTGGACCGGCACGGCATCCGCGCCACCTTCTATGTCCCGGCCGTGGCCGCCATGACCTATCCCGACGAGCAGCGCGCGCTGGTCGCCGCCGGGCACGAGATCGGCATCCATGGCTGGATCCATGAGCTGAATTCCGTGCTGCCCTACGAGGTCGAGCGCGACCTCATGTTCCGCGCCACGGACAAGCTGGAGGAGATCACGGGCATCCGTCCCGTCGGCCTTCGCACGCCCTCCTGGGATTTCAGCCCGAACACGCTGCGGATCGAGCGCGAACTGGGCCTGCTTTACGATTCCTCTCTGATGGCAGACGAGGATTGCTATGAGCTGGTGATGGAGGATGAGCCCACCGGCATCGTCGAGCTGCCGGTGGAATGGGTGCGCGACGATGCCGTGTATTTCATGATGCACCGCTTCCAGTCGCTGCGGCCCTATACGCCGCCCGAGGATGTGCTGAACATCTTCCGTCGCGAATTCGACGCGGCCTATGAGGATGGCGGCGTGTTCCAGCTGACCTGCCACCCGCATATCATCGGCTACCGTTCCCGCATCTGGATCCTGGAGGAGCTGATCCGCCACGCCAAGTCGAAGGGCGATGTCTGGTTCGCCACGCATGCGGAAGTCGCCGCCTATGCCCGCGACCACGCGGCCTGA
- a CDS encoding SDR family NAD(P)-dependent oxidoreductase: MPATTRPDAMLIDFTGQTVLVTGAARGIGRGIVEGFAASGARVVATDVLAAPLEQMAGEVPGQVEPHVLDVTDAAAVEALVQRIQPVDVLVHVAGGVLGQSRKPLEEITDGDWDAIMDVNLRGAFHACRAVAPGMKQRRAGRIVIISSGAGLRPSLTGIHAYGTAKTAQIGLVRQISVELGPYDITVNAVAPGFLRTSPDYERQWASYGAEGQEAMLNRIPMRRLGEPADIASAVQFLASAQASWITGQVLPVNGGS, translated from the coding sequence ATGCCCGCGACCACGCGGCCTGACGCGATGCTGATCGATTTCACGGGCCAGACGGTGCTGGTCACCGGTGCCGCGCGCGGCATCGGGCGCGGCATCGTCGAGGGCTTCGCCGCCAGCGGCGCGCGGGTGGTGGCCACCGATGTCCTCGCCGCGCCGCTGGAGCAGATGGCCGGGGAGGTGCCCGGCCAGGTGGAGCCGCATGTGCTGGATGTCACGGATGCCGCGGCGGTGGAGGCGCTGGTCCAGCGCATCCAGCCGGTCGATGTGCTCGTGCATGTCGCGGGCGGCGTGCTGGGGCAGTCGCGCAAGCCGCTGGAGGAGATCACGGATGGCGACTGGGACGCCATCATGGACGTGAACCTGCGTGGCGCCTTCCATGCCTGCCGGGCCGTCGCGCCGGGGATGAAGCAGCGCCGCGCCGGGCGGATCGTCATCATCTCCAGCGGCGCGGGGCTGCGCCCCAGCCTGACCGGCATCCATGCCTATGGCACCGCCAAGACCGCGCAGATCGGGCTGGTGCGGCAGATCTCGGTCGAGCTCGGGCCTTATGACATCACGGTGAATGCCGTGGCGCCGGGCTTCCTGCGGACCAGCCCGGACTACGAGCGGCAATGGGCCTCCTATGGCGCGGAGGGGCAGGAAGCCATGCTGAACCGCATCCCCATGCGCCGCCTGGGGGAGCCGGCGGATATCGCCAGCGCCGTGCAGTTCCTGGCCTCCGCCCAGGCTTCCTGGATCACGGGGCAGGTGCTGCCCGTCAACGGCGGCAGCTGA
- a CDS encoding ABC transporter ATP-binding protein, producing the protein MPTGLRLEGVTRRFGQTVAVHPLDLSIGGGEMLALLGPSGCGKTTTLRMVAGFEQPDAGRVIIGGEDVTPQRPARRRLGMVFQNYSLFPHMTVAENVAFGLRMQSVPRPERDRRVRAMLELVQLAPLENRRPAQLSGGQQQRVALARSLITEPRVLLLDEPLGALDKNLRESMQFELRSLQRRLGITTLLVTHDQEEALSMSDRVAVMRAGRVVQAGAPASIYDRPATRFVAAFLGTSNLFSGAARQGEMRLGAGGTIRLPDATAQGAAILSVRPERIAVGEQAQGLDNSFDAVVRSAAFRGSFFAYELEAPALGQVLYAYRHPQGSLGEAMIAPGAGTRLGWRAEDGVIVEEDQ; encoded by the coding sequence GTGCCGACCGGCCTGCGGTTGGAGGGGGTGACGCGGCGCTTCGGGCAGACCGTGGCGGTGCATCCGCTCGACCTCTCCATCGGGGGGGGCGAGATGCTGGCGCTGCTCGGCCCCTCCGGCTGCGGCAAGACCACCACTCTCCGTATGGTCGCCGGCTTCGAGCAGCCCGATGCCGGTCGCGTGATCATCGGTGGAGAGGATGTGACGCCGCAACGCCCGGCCAGGCGCCGCCTCGGCATGGTGTTCCAGAACTACAGCCTGTTTCCACATATGACGGTGGCCGAGAATGTGGCCTTCGGGCTGCGGATGCAGTCGGTACCGCGCCCGGAGCGCGACAGGCGCGTGCGGGCCATGCTGGAATTGGTGCAGCTGGCGCCGCTGGAGAACCGCCGCCCGGCGCAGCTCTCGGGCGGGCAGCAGCAGCGCGTGGCGCTGGCCCGTTCGCTGATCACGGAACCCCGTGTCCTGCTGCTGGACGAACCGCTCGGCGCGCTGGACAAGAACCTGCGGGAGAGCATGCAGTTCGAGCTGCGCTCGTTGCAGCGGCGGCTCGGCATCACCACCCTGCTCGTCACGCATGACCAGGAGGAGGCGCTGTCGATGAGCGACCGTGTCGCCGTCATGCGCGCCGGGCGCGTCGTGCAGGCCGGCGCGCCGGCATCCATCTATGACCGCCCGGCCACGCGCTTCGTCGCCGCCTTCCTCGGCACCTCCAACCTCTTCTCCGGCGCCGCGCGGCAGGGCGAGATGCGGCTGGGGGCCGGCGGCACCATCCGCCTGCCCGACGCAACCGCGCAGGGCGCGGCCATCCTCTCCGTGCGGCCCGAGCGGATCGCCGTGGGGGAGCAGGCCCAAGGCCTGGACAACAGCTTCGATGCCGTGGTGCGCAGCGCCGCCTTCCGCGGCAGCTTCTTCGCCTATGAGCTGGAGGCACCGGCCCTGGGCCAGGTGCTCTATGCCTATCGTCATCCGCAGGGTTCGCTGGGCGAGGCCATGATCGCGCCCGGTGCCGGGACACGCCTGGGATGGCGCGCCGAGGATGGCGTGATCGTGGAGGAAGACCAGTGA